A genomic segment from Aegilops tauschii subsp. strangulata cultivar AL8/78 chromosome 1, Aet v6.0, whole genome shotgun sequence encodes:
- the LOC109746317 gene encoding NAC domain-containing protein 86, translating into MGTMILPPGFRFHPTDDELVGYYLKRRVDNLKIELEVIPVIDLYKCEPWELPEKSFLPKRDLEWFFFVPRDRKYPNGSRTNRATTTGYWKATGKDRKVSCDGAAVCGVRKTLVFYKGRAPGGERTDWVMHEYRLCQDLLHGASNFIGAYALCRVIKRTEAGLLHGDAAAKARPGHQQMSKVGSSSSLVTTDQQLSSLTPSPPRLDIVGNAFQLHSSPSPLYGGEVVSGMGAPLGFPQQDAAATFFIDGDLAGAGETTQAHMPFFDDMGVVSDHELRWDTLPLCTNNAFSTTAGAAELWNPVAPNAAAPMLCREASDDLAAFFSSLDENNMVVY; encoded by the exons ATGGGCACCATGATTCTGCCGCCCGGCTTCAGGTTCCACCCCACCGACGACGAGCTCGTCGGCTACTACCTCAAGCGGAGGGTCGACAACCTCAAGATCGAGCTCGAGGTCATCCCCGTCATCGACCTCTACAAGTGCGAGCCATGGGAGTTGCCAG AGAAGTCGTTCCTGCCCAAGAGGGATCTGGAGTGGTTCTTCTTCGTGCCGCGGGACCGCAAGTACCCCAACGGGTCGCGGACCAACCGGGCCACCACCACGGGGTACTGGAAGGCCACCGGCAAGGACCGCAAGGTGTCGTGCGACGGCGCCGCCGTGTGCGGCGTCAGGAAGACGCTGGTGTTCTACAAGGGCAGGGCCCCCGGCGGCGAGCGCACCGACTGGGTCATGCACGAGTACCGCCTCTGCCAGGACCTCCTCCACGGCGCCTCCAACTTCATCGGCGCCTACGCGCTCTGCCGCGTCATCAAGCGCACCGAGGCCGGCCTCCTGCACGGCGACGCGGCTGCCAAGGCGAGGCCGGGCCACCAGCAGATGAGCAAGGTCGGGAGCAGCTCCTCCCTGGTCACCACGGACCAGCAGCTGAGCTCCCTCACGCCCAGCCCTCCGCGCCTCGACATCGTCGGCAACGCCTTCCAGCTTCACAGCTCCCCCTCTCCCCTGTACGGAGGGGAGGTGGTGTCCGGGATGGGCGCGCCTCTGGGGTTCCCGCAGCAGGACGCCGCCGCCACATTCTTCATCGACGGCGACCTCGCCGGCGCAGGCGAGACGACGCAGGCGCACATGCCTTTCTTCGACGACATGGGCGTGGTCTCGGACCACGAGCTCAGATGGGACACCTTGCCGCTCTGCACCAACAACGCCTTCTCCACCACGGCCG GCGCGGCGGAGCTCTGGAACCCGGTGGCAccgaacgccgccgccccgaTGCTGTGCAGGGAGGCCAGCGACGACCTGGCGGCGTTTTTCTCGTCCTTGGACGAAAACAACATGGTGGTCTACTGA
- the LOC141029140 gene encoding uncharacterized protein, translated as MATSSSAVGLNLGAPPTEKLARGNYLLWKAQVMPALRGAQEILAQVIGKDSTFDLWTALTTLFAAQSQSRITNLRMAISNTKKGNMSSNAFIAKMKSLGDELAAAGRPVTDPEMVDYILAGLDRDYDPIVAAVGAIKNSITVDDLFAQIAAFDQRMEMLGDGPAGFRSSANTVYRGRGQSRGRGGRGRSNRGGRGRGKRSSPSPSRGGGGGGHQQRFRPQPQQQQQQEGDYPECQICYKFHAGGARACWHRYDDDHEEKKAANLVTNNYGIDTNWYADSGATEHITGELDKLTMRERYLKKTEKKTVRMIKIPSKMRLYFM; from the exons ATGGCTACGAGCTCGAGCGCCGTCGGCCTCAACCTAGGTGCTCCACCAACAGAGAAGCTCGCAAGGGGGAACTACCTCCTATGGAAGGCGCAGGTCATGCCGGCACTGCGAGGCGCGCAA GAAATCCTGGCGCAAGTGATCGGTAAGGATAGTACCTTCGATCTCTGGACTGCTCTTACCACTTTATTCGCCGCGCAGTCACAATCCCGCATAACCAATCTGCGGATGGCCATCTCCAACACCAAGAAAGGAAACATGTCAAGCAACGCGTTCATCGCCAAGATGAAAAGCCTCGGGGACGAGCTAGCTGCGGCTGGGCGTCCGGTAACCGACCCGGAGATGGTGGACTACATCCTTGCTGGCCTTGATCGGGACTACGATCCCATCGTGGCAGCGGTCGGCGCCATCAAAAACTCCATCACCGTCGACGACCTCTTCGCACAGATCGCTGCGTTTGATCAGCGGATGGAGATGTTGGGCGACGGTCCAGCAGGATTCCGCTCCTCTGCCAACACCGTCTACAGAGGGCGTGGGCAGTCCCGCGGCAGGGGAGGCCGTGGCCGAAGCAACAGAGGAGGACGCGGTCGAGGAAAACGCTCCTCTCCTTCCCCTAGTCGTGGGGGTGGCGGCGGTGGTCATCAGCAACGTTTTCGCCCTCAAccacaacaacagcagcagcaagaGGGCGACTACCCTGAGTGCCAAATCTGCTACAAGTTCCATGCTGGCGGGGCAAGAGCCTGCTGGCATCGgtacgatgatgatcatgaagaaaAGAAGGCAGCCAACCTCGTCACCAACAACTATGGCATCGACACCAACTGGTATGCCGACTCCGGCGCCACTGAGCATATCACAGGGGAGCTTGACAAGCTGACGATGCGGGAAAG GTACCTGAAGAAAACAGAGAAGAAAACGGTCAGAATGATCAAAATCCCGTCCAAAATGAGGCTATATTTCatgtag